A DNA window from Legionella sp. MW5194 contains the following coding sequences:
- the flgA gene encoding flagellar basal body P-ring formation chaperone FlgA codes for MKRILAVLVFFLSAPWAAAQENQSHEVLKQHIESYLLSQLTVQYEGTVKVSTESIDPRLQLKRCADDKLEVFNPYKSALTGSTTMGIRCQEIDNHWTLYIPARISIEKPVLVARRNLIRGTVIGEGDVQLVPMDISQLKQGYFSDLTEVTGQVATYTIYQGSPIQPRALGNQILIHKGEQVSIQAVSESFKITMVGVALNDGSLNDVIRVKNLTSKKTVEGRVSGKSVVQVSL; via the coding sequence GTGAAACGGATTTTAGCCGTGTTAGTGTTTTTCCTCAGCGCCCCGTGGGCAGCCGCCCAGGAGAATCAATCCCATGAGGTGCTTAAACAGCACATTGAAAGCTATCTGCTTAGCCAATTAACCGTGCAATACGAAGGCACCGTCAAGGTCAGTACCGAATCAATCGACCCAAGGCTGCAATTAAAACGTTGCGCCGATGACAAACTTGAGGTGTTTAATCCCTATAAATCCGCTTTAACAGGATCCACCACCATGGGCATCCGCTGTCAAGAAATTGACAACCATTGGACGCTTTATATTCCTGCCCGCATCAGCATTGAGAAGCCCGTTCTTGTTGCCAGGCGCAATCTGATTCGCGGGACAGTCATTGGCGAGGGCGATGTGCAATTGGTGCCGATGGATATTTCTCAATTAAAACAAGGGTATTTCTCTGATTTAACCGAGGTGACAGGCCAAGTCGCCACCTACACCATTTATCAGGGCAGTCCGATACAACCCCGCGCGCTGGGAAACCAGATTCTGATTCATAAGGGAGAACAGGTCAGTATTCAGGCAGTCAGTGAATCCTTTAAAATCACCATGGTGGGCGTTGCCTTAAATGACGGGTCTTTGAATGACGTCATCCGGGTCAAAAACTTAACGTCCAAAAAAACCGTCGAGGGGCGGGTCAGCGGCAAAAGCGTGGTTCAAGTCAGCCTGTAG
- a CDS encoding cytochrome c5 family protein, giving the protein MMRFLLKLLLLVSTPLWAASHHPQDFLNEVKGRPDEGRQIADHYCANCHAVKAVIELGAPKIGEAKDWEPRLKAGLELLFQRADTGVNAMPARGGCFECSDKQLKLAILALLPEDTLKDQKLIKKFLEKTNS; this is encoded by the coding sequence ATGATGCGTTTTCTCTTAAAGCTCTTATTATTAGTATCGACTCCTCTCTGGGCTGCCAGTCATCACCCTCAGGATTTTCTGAATGAAGTGAAAGGACGACCGGATGAAGGCCGGCAGATTGCCGATCATTATTGTGCCAATTGCCATGCGGTAAAAGCTGTGATTGAACTGGGTGCGCCTAAAATCGGAGAGGCCAAGGACTGGGAGCCGCGCCTTAAAGCCGGACTTGAGCTTTTATTTCAACGCGCCGATACAGGGGTAAATGCGATGCCTGCACGCGGCGGTTGTTTTGAATGCAGTGATAAGCAATTAAAGCTGGCCATTCTCGCCCTTCTTCCGGAAGACACCCTAAAAGATCAAAAATTGATCAAAAAGTTTCTTGAAAAAACAAACAGTTAA
- a CDS encoding L,D-transpeptidase, with protein MKKLLVVGPMCVLVAGCGSMDRSTVVVDDAGYTHHTLSMAADRKGIAHFPETRPATGKKVFIFDPKATAWAAYDAQGNRIKTGSASGGKDFCEDVGRGCRTVTGTFRVYSKKGPECTSSIYPIETGGGAKMPYCMHFHGGYSIHAAYEVPNYNASHGCVRVLPSAAKWLNENFIDIGTTVIVKPY; from the coding sequence ATGAAAAAGCTACTGGTTGTGGGCCCGATGTGTGTCCTGGTTGCTGGTTGCGGATCCATGGACAGGTCAACCGTGGTTGTGGATGATGCGGGTTATACTCATCATACACTGTCCATGGCTGCAGACAGGAAAGGGATTGCCCATTTCCCCGAAACGCGTCCAGCCACGGGTAAAAAGGTGTTCATTTTTGACCCCAAAGCAACTGCCTGGGCAGCCTATGATGCGCAAGGCAATCGCATTAAAACCGGAAGCGCTTCTGGCGGTAAGGACTTCTGTGAAGACGTCGGCCGGGGTTGCCGCACTGTAACCGGTACGTTCCGCGTTTACTCTAAAAAAGGACCTGAATGCACGTCCAGCATTTACCCCATCGAAACTGGCGGCGGTGCAAAAATGCCCTATTGCATGCACTTCCATGGCGGATACTCCATCCATGCCGCATACGAAGTACCCAATTACAACGCCAGTCATGGGTGTGTGCGGGTTCTTCCCAGTGCAGCGAAATGGTTAAACGAAAACTTCATCGACATTGGAACGACGGTGATCGTGAAACCATACTAA
- the gatB gene encoding Asp-tRNA(Asn)/Glu-tRNA(Gln) amidotransferase subunit GatB, whose protein sequence is MAWDTVIGLEVHVQLKTQAKLFSGSANAFGGKPNTQSSFIDAGLPGVLPVLNQQAVIMAIQFGLAIGATINPLSYFERKNYFYPDLPKGYQISQFQSPIVSQGTLQVDMGDAPMKTVTIVRAHLEEDAGKSIHDAQADFTGIDLNRAGTPLLEIVTAPCLYSAEEAVNYLKTLHQLVRFLGICDGNMQEGSFRCDVNLSLKPHGSPKLGTRTELKNLNSFRFIEKAIAYEQARHQDLLECGQAVIQETRLFDPNTETTQVLRSKENENDYRYFPDPDLLPIAIHDEQLAEIKKTLPPLPAAIKAHLQGLGHLNADDIQFLLAAPATYHYFEAVRELSQADEKIIVNWLKGTYAAALNEVNESFENPRISASQLAPLLDYASKKTFSANVLKAIFNHLWQGQGTVDAIIAREGYQPVQNDPLLEALVKRTVEQYPQQAADYRAGKEKLLGFFVGQIMKETKGQANPEQINQLLKKYL, encoded by the coding sequence ATGGCATGGGATACTGTCATCGGCCTTGAAGTGCATGTTCAGTTAAAAACACAGGCCAAGCTGTTTTCAGGTTCAGCCAATGCTTTTGGCGGCAAGCCCAATACTCAGTCGTCCTTCATTGATGCCGGGTTGCCGGGTGTTTTACCTGTTCTTAATCAGCAAGCCGTCATCATGGCCATTCAGTTTGGGCTTGCGATTGGCGCGACGATTAATCCCTTGTCTTATTTTGAGCGCAAGAACTACTTTTACCCCGATTTGCCTAAAGGCTATCAAATCAGTCAGTTTCAATCCCCCATTGTCAGTCAGGGTACACTTCAGGTGGACATGGGCGATGCGCCGATGAAGACTGTCACCATTGTCAGGGCTCATCTTGAAGAAGACGCGGGAAAATCCATTCATGATGCACAGGCCGATTTTACCGGCATTGATTTAAATCGCGCCGGCACCCCCCTGCTGGAAATTGTCACAGCCCCCTGCCTCTACTCAGCCGAAGAGGCGGTTAATTACTTAAAAACCCTTCATCAACTGGTACGCTTCCTTGGTATTTGTGACGGCAACATGCAGGAAGGGTCGTTCCGGTGTGATGTCAACCTGTCGCTAAAACCACACGGGTCACCAAAACTGGGTACCCGCACCGAATTGAAAAACTTGAATTCGTTTCGTTTTATTGAGAAGGCCATTGCCTATGAGCAGGCCAGACATCAGGATTTACTGGAATGCGGACAGGCAGTGATTCAGGAAACACGTTTGTTTGATCCCAATACCGAAACCACCCAGGTTTTACGCAGCAAGGAAAACGAGAATGATTACCGTTATTTCCCTGATCCTGATTTGCTGCCCATTGCCATCCATGACGAACAATTAGCAGAAATAAAAAAAACCTTGCCGCCCTTGCCTGCGGCAATCAAAGCCCATCTCCAGGGACTTGGTCACCTCAATGCGGATGATATCCAATTCCTGCTGGCTGCACCCGCCACCTACCATTATTTTGAAGCAGTGCGGGAACTCAGCCAGGCGGATGAAAAAATCATCGTCAATTGGCTGAAAGGCACTTATGCGGCGGCCTTGAATGAGGTGAATGAGTCCTTTGAAAATCCCAGGATATCCGCATCACAGCTGGCGCCCCTCCTTGACTATGCCAGTAAGAAAACGTTTTCCGCTAACGTCCTTAAAGCGATTTTTAATCACCTCTGGCAGGGGCAAGGCACGGTAGACGCCATTATTGCCAGGGAAGGATACCAACCCGTGCAAAACGATCCCCTGCTCGAGGCTCTGGTTAAGCGCACCGTTGAACAATACCCCCAGCAAGCGGCTGATTATCGCGCCGGTAAAGAAAAACTGCTGGGATTCTTTGTCGGGCAGATCATGAAAGAGACCAAAGGGCAGGCGAATCCCGAACAAATCAACCAGCTTCTTAAAAAATACCTCTAG
- the gatA gene encoding Asp-tRNA(Asn)/Glu-tRNA(Gln) amidotransferase subunit GatA, with protein sequence MPSLRETVLALQQRQLSSVELVRHYLKLIDNHTALNAFITVDEAHALQQAALADEALKAGHFGLLTGIPIAHKDIFCTRHLPTTCGSKMLADYRSPYDATVVSRLQQQGTVLIGKTNMDEFAMGSANENSYFGAVKNPWDLTRVPGGSSGGSAAAVAAGLIPLATGSDTGGSIRQPAAFCGISGLKPTYGLVSRYGMIAYASSLDQGGPMAQSADDLALILQAMAGFDAKDSTSVQQALPDYSANLNDSIKGLRIGLPRCFFNEKVDLSIRETIHTAVKVLCDQGAEVIEMDLTHQPLWVPCYYVIACAEASSNLSRYDGIRFGYRSQKSSTLKELITASRTEGFGTEVKRRILTGTYVLSSGYFDDYYLQALKIRRLIKNELLSALDTVDVIIGPTTPTTAFKLGAKVSDPVQNYLADVFTVAVNLAGLPAVSIPAGFSEGLPVGMQIIGKHFAEARLLNVAHQYQQLTHWHLASAQLRG encoded by the coding sequence ATGCCCTCTTTGCGTGAGACGGTTTTAGCCTTGCAGCAACGTCAGCTTTCCAGTGTGGAACTGGTCAGGCATTACTTAAAGTTAATTGATAATCACACAGCACTGAATGCATTCATTACGGTGGATGAAGCCCATGCCCTGCAGCAGGCTGCTTTGGCGGATGAAGCCCTTAAAGCCGGGCATTTTGGACTCTTAACCGGCATTCCCATTGCCCATAAAGACATTTTCTGCACACGCCATTTACCCACCACCTGCGGTTCGAAAATGCTTGCAGACTACCGTTCGCCTTATGACGCCACGGTGGTTAGCCGCTTACAGCAACAGGGTACTGTGCTAATCGGCAAAACCAATATGGATGAGTTTGCCATGGGCTCTGCCAATGAAAACAGTTATTTTGGCGCCGTAAAAAACCCCTGGGATTTAACTCGGGTACCTGGCGGCTCGTCTGGTGGCTCCGCCGCCGCGGTGGCAGCAGGCCTTATCCCTCTGGCGACAGGCTCAGACACCGGCGGGTCCATTCGTCAGCCGGCTGCCTTCTGTGGGATTTCCGGCTTAAAACCCACCTATGGCCTTGTCTCGCGTTACGGCATGATCGCCTATGCATCAAGCCTTGATCAGGGCGGCCCCATGGCGCAGAGTGCCGATGATCTGGCGCTAATCCTACAAGCCATGGCCGGTTTTGACGCAAAGGACTCCACCTCCGTTCAACAGGCACTCCCGGACTACTCAGCCAACCTGAATGATTCCATCAAAGGATTGCGTATCGGTCTGCCCCGCTGTTTTTTCAATGAAAAAGTGGATTTAAGTATCCGGGAAACCATCCATACCGCCGTTAAGGTTCTGTGCGATCAAGGTGCAGAGGTCATTGAAATGGATTTAACCCACCAGCCGCTTTGGGTCCCCTGCTATTATGTCATTGCCTGTGCCGAAGCGTCGTCCAATTTGTCGCGCTACGACGGCATTCGTTTTGGCTACCGCAGTCAAAAAAGCAGTACATTAAAAGAGCTTATCACTGCTTCGCGCACTGAAGGATTTGGCACCGAGGTCAAACGCCGCATCCTTACTGGCACCTATGTTCTGTCTTCAGGTTATTTTGACGATTATTACCTGCAAGCGTTAAAGATTCGGCGACTGATTAAAAATGAATTGCTGAGTGCCTTAGACACGGTCGATGTTATTATCGGCCCGACCACACCCACCACTGCTTTTAAACTCGGCGCAAAAGTGAGCGATCCCGTGCAGAATTATTTAGCGGATGTCTTTACCGTTGCGGTCAATCTCGCCGGGTTGCCCGCCGTTTCCATTCCGGCCGGCTTTAGCGAAGGTCTACCCGTGGGCATGCAGATCATCGGCAAACATTTTGCTGAAGCAAGACTCTTAAATGTCGCCCATCAGTATCAACAACTGACTCACTGGCATTTGGCCAGTGCTCAATTAAGGGGTTAA
- the gatC gene encoding Asp-tRNA(Asn)/Glu-tRNA(Gln) amidotransferase subunit GatC, which produces MTISSAELQAIAELASLDSDCDDSLSLVLEVNGIIDFVAELRQVDTRQVAPLFHPYELHQRLRDDEITESNCVEELEQLAPLFEEGFYLVPKVIDSGK; this is translated from the coding sequence ATGACCATTTCCTCGGCAGAATTACAGGCAATTGCTGAGTTAGCCTCTCTGGACAGCGATTGTGATGACAGCCTTTCCCTCGTTCTTGAAGTCAATGGCATCATTGATTTTGTGGCCGAGTTACGGCAAGTGGATACTCGACAGGTAGCCCCCCTCTTCCATCCTTACGAACTTCACCAACGCCTGCGTGACGATGAAATCACTGAAAGTAACTGCGTGGAAGAACTTGAACAACTGGCCCCTTTGTTTGAAGAAGGATTCTATCTGGTCCCTAAAGTCATCGATTCAGGAAAATAA
- a CDS encoding anthranilate synthase component I, whose product MLQQIKTQGGVYIEYEQQSLAYDHAIEPLIEKLDSQRGALFASSFEYPGRYSCWDIGFFNPPLAIVCKQAHVYLQALNMRGEVLLTIVAQVLKECESIDILKQTEKALQLQIKPSDRVFSEEERSLQPSIFTVLRVLLSFFKTPDDPYLGLYGAFGYDLIFQFESLAQTKAREEDQREMVLYLPDEIVVVNHRKEEAFVRRYDFQYQGKSTLSLPRDGVFKPYEATHKPEKPGDHEPGEYARIVDVAKSRFACGDLFEVVPSQIFYAHCPEQPSTIFRRMRKANPSPYGFLINLGDEEYLVGASPEMYVRVQGQKVETCPISGTIKRGADAIEDAKNIQTLLDSEKEASELTMCTDVDRNDKSRICEAGSVQVVGRRQIEMYSRLIHTVDHVQGVLRKEFDAVDAFLTHMWVVTVTGAPKLWAMNFIETHEKSPRRWYAGAVGWFGFDGNLNTGLVLRTTRIKQGIAEIRVGATLLYDSVPQAEEEETRLKASAFLDVVQNKVKSDVQHRSEYPGLGRRVLLVDHQDSFVHTLANYLRQSGAEVITVRSNLVIDYLQASEFDLVVLSPGPGKPSDFKVAQTIESVLARGIPLFGVCLGLQGMVEYFGGELNVLDYPMHGKASEIIVKEEGGLFAGLAPSFTAGRYHSLYARQESMPKSLKVTAVSQEGIVMAISHRNLPVHAVQFHPETILSMHNQAGQRIINNLMEMIGSDEE is encoded by the coding sequence ATGTTGCAGCAGATAAAAACCCAGGGCGGCGTTTACATCGAGTACGAACAGCAGAGTTTAGCCTATGATCATGCCATTGAGCCTTTAATTGAAAAGCTGGATTCGCAACGTGGCGCCCTGTTCGCCTCCAGTTTTGAATACCCTGGACGTTACTCCTGCTGGGACATTGGTTTTTTTAATCCACCGCTCGCCATTGTCTGCAAGCAAGCGCATGTCTATCTCCAGGCGTTAAACATGCGTGGCGAAGTGCTGTTAACGATTGTCGCCCAGGTTCTTAAGGAATGTGAGTCGATTGACATCCTGAAGCAGACAGAAAAAGCACTCCAACTGCAGATTAAACCAAGTGATCGTGTATTCAGTGAGGAAGAACGCAGCCTGCAACCCTCTATTTTTACTGTCCTGCGGGTGCTGCTGAGTTTTTTCAAAACACCGGATGACCCCTATCTCGGGTTGTATGGGGCTTTTGGTTATGATTTGATTTTCCAGTTTGAATCACTGGCGCAGACAAAGGCGCGGGAGGAGGACCAACGGGAAATGGTGCTTTACCTGCCCGATGAAATCGTTGTGGTTAATCATCGCAAGGAAGAGGCTTTTGTGCGTCGCTACGACTTTCAATACCAAGGGAAATCCACGCTGTCATTGCCGCGGGATGGGGTATTCAAACCCTACGAAGCCACGCATAAACCCGAGAAACCAGGTGATCATGAACCCGGTGAGTATGCCCGAATTGTTGATGTCGCCAAATCACGGTTTGCCTGTGGCGATCTGTTTGAGGTTGTACCCAGCCAGATTTTTTATGCGCATTGCCCGGAGCAGCCTTCGACCATTTTCAGACGCATGCGCAAGGCGAACCCGTCCCCTTATGGTTTCCTGATCAATTTGGGTGATGAAGAATATTTAGTGGGCGCTTCGCCGGAAATGTATGTGCGGGTTCAGGGTCAAAAAGTGGAAACCTGTCCCATATCCGGTACGATCAAACGCGGCGCCGATGCCATTGAGGATGCAAAAAACATCCAGACGTTACTTGACTCTGAAAAAGAAGCGTCTGAATTGACGATGTGTACCGATGTCGATCGCAATGACAAATCCCGTATTTGCGAGGCAGGCAGCGTGCAAGTGGTGGGCCGCCGCCAGATTGAAATGTATTCCCGGTTGATTCATACCGTGGATCATGTTCAGGGGGTGTTGCGTAAGGAATTTGACGCGGTCGATGCTTTTTTGACGCACATGTGGGTGGTGACGGTGACCGGCGCGCCGAAACTTTGGGCGATGAATTTCATTGAAACCCATGAAAAATCGCCCAGACGATGGTACGCAGGCGCAGTGGGCTGGTTTGGTTTTGATGGCAATTTAAATACCGGTCTTGTATTAAGAACCACACGGATTAAACAGGGCATTGCTGAAATTCGCGTCGGCGCCACCCTGCTGTATGATTCCGTGCCGCAGGCGGAAGAAGAGGAAACACGGCTTAAGGCCTCTGCTTTTCTCGATGTGGTTCAAAATAAAGTCAAGAGCGACGTGCAGCACCGTAGTGAATACCCTGGACTTGGGCGGCGCGTGTTGTTGGTGGACCATCAGGATTCCTTTGTTCACACCTTGGCCAATTACCTTCGTCAGTCGGGCGCGGAAGTCATTACTGTTCGATCAAACCTGGTCATTGATTACCTGCAGGCTTCCGAATTTGATTTGGTGGTGCTCTCGCCTGGACCCGGTAAGCCTTCGGATTTTAAAGTGGCACAGACCATTGAATCTGTTTTGGCACGCGGCATTCCTTTGTTTGGCGTTTGTCTGGGGTTGCAGGGGATGGTAGAGTATTTTGGCGGGGAACTGAACGTTCTCGATTATCCCATGCATGGCAAGGCATCCGAAATCATTGTCAAAGAAGAGGGGGGATTGTTTGCTGGACTGGCGCCGTCTTTTACGGCGGGTCGTTATCATTCTCTCTATGCCCGTCAGGAATCGATGCCCAAATCACTGAAGGTCACGGCAGTGAGTCAGGAGGGTATTGTCATGGCAATTTCTCACCGAAATTTGCCGGTACATGCCGTGCAATTTCATCCGGAAACCATTTTATCCATGCACAATCAGGCCGGGCAGCGCATTATCAACAATCTAATGGAGATGATTGGCAGCGATGAAGAGTAA
- the clcA gene encoding H(+)/Cl(-) exchange transporter ClcA — protein MKSKVLKIYAVAILLGVLTGIVGSCFQIAIAYLSRGLRAAIAWSEQAGIPGALASMLFSMLLVYLAWLMVKKIAPEASGSGVQEIEGALLHERPIFWERLLPVKFIAGVMSISASMVVGREGPTIQMGGNLGEMLGQWLRIPRRRRDTLIAAGAASGLATAFNAPLAGVLFVIEEMRNQFNFTFTNFKMVAIACVMATIVSHWLVGAGPAIAMSVFELPSLKSLWLFFVFGLLAGLAGLVFNLVLMKSLSLKDQLSDVAQGCYALILGAVVGLLAYWYSPIVGGGYEIIHQSLTLSPSAHVLLLLIGLRFIMTMLCYSSSVPGGIFAPMLALGTLFGLASYYLLILIMPDTTIHPGMFAVAGMGALFSAAVRSPLTGIVLVVEMTQNYLLILPMMVTCLTSTTVVQLAKNPPIYAQLLRRTLAKERLSA, from the coding sequence ATGAAGAGTAAAGTCCTCAAAATCTATGCTGTGGCCATACTACTGGGCGTTTTAACAGGGATCGTCGGATCCTGTTTTCAGATAGCGATTGCTTATTTAAGCCGTGGGTTGCGTGCGGCCATTGCCTGGTCTGAGCAGGCAGGAATTCCGGGTGCCCTGGCGTCAATGCTGTTTTCCATGCTGCTTGTTTACCTGGCCTGGCTGATGGTGAAAAAAATAGCCCCTGAAGCCTCTGGCAGCGGCGTGCAGGAAATTGAAGGGGCTTTGCTTCATGAGCGCCCCATTTTCTGGGAACGGTTACTGCCGGTAAAATTCATAGCCGGGGTAATGTCAATCAGTGCCAGCATGGTGGTTGGCCGCGAAGGCCCTACCATTCAAATGGGCGGTAATCTGGGTGAGATGTTGGGGCAGTGGCTGCGTATTCCAAGACGCCGTCGGGATACCCTCATTGCCGCGGGTGCGGCTTCCGGTTTGGCCACTGCTTTCAACGCCCCCCTGGCCGGGGTGCTGTTTGTCATTGAGGAAATGCGTAACCAGTTTAATTTCACATTCACCAATTTTAAAATGGTCGCTATTGCCTGCGTCATGGCGACCATTGTCAGCCACTGGCTTGTGGGAGCAGGGCCTGCAATTGCCATGAGTGTGTTTGAGTTGCCCAGTTTAAAATCGTTGTGGCTTTTTTTTGTTTTTGGTCTTTTAGCCGGCTTGGCGGGGCTAGTTTTTAACCTGGTGTTGATGAAAAGTTTGAGCCTAAAGGATCAATTGTCCGACGTTGCCCAGGGGTGTTACGCCTTAATTCTCGGGGCGGTCGTTGGCCTTCTAGCCTATTGGTATTCGCCCATCGTTGGCGGCGGTTATGAAATTATTCATCAATCCTTAACCCTGTCGCCATCCGCTCATGTCTTGCTGCTGCTCATTGGGTTGCGTTTTATCATGACCATGTTGTGTTACAGCAGCAGTGTGCCGGGCGGAATCTTTGCGCCCATGCTGGCTTTAGGCACGCTGTTTGGTCTTGCCTCTTATTACCTGTTGATTTTAATTATGCCAGACACCACCATTCACCCCGGCATGTTTGCTGTGGCGGGCATGGGCGCTTTGTTTTCCGCCGCCGTCCGCTCTCCCCTGACAGGCATCGTGCTGGTGGTGGAAATGACTCAAAATTACCTGCTAATTCTACCGATGATGGTGACCTGCCTGACTTCCACTACTGTGGTGCAGCTTGCAAAAAATCCACCCATCTATGCGCAGTTATTACGGCGGACTCTGGCCAAAGAACGCCTGTCGGCGTAA
- a CDS encoding ABC transporter permease subunit — MMNYFHNKKLAFFFIIPQLIVTLLFFIWPALSAILQSLFFSDAFGLHRQFARFRNFSDLWADPGYGKAVLVTLLLAFFITLTTMASGLLLATLVNGRRRSQAIYKTLILWPYAVAPAVAAILWRFLCQPTIGWLASLFRSIGFDFNYLIHSQQALAVVILTASWQQLSYNFLFFFAALKAIPPSLIDAAIMDGASTWQRFWQVIFPLLSPTTFFLLIMNLIYSFFDTFGIIDVMTSGGPNNGTTTLIYKVYKDGFVGMDPGSSSSQSVILMLLVVALTLLQFRYLEKKVHYE; from the coding sequence TTGATGAACTATTTCCATAATAAAAAACTGGCCTTTTTTTTCATTATCCCGCAGTTGATTGTTACCCTGTTATTTTTTATTTGGCCTGCTTTAAGCGCCATCCTGCAATCGTTGTTTTTTAGCGATGCCTTTGGTTTGCACCGGCAATTTGCGCGCTTTAGGAATTTCAGTGATTTATGGGCGGATCCGGGGTATGGGAAAGCAGTACTGGTGACATTGTTGCTGGCGTTTTTTATTACCCTGACGACCATGGCCTCCGGTTTATTGCTGGCAACGCTGGTGAATGGACGGCGTCGCAGTCAGGCGATTTATAAAACTTTAATCCTCTGGCCTTATGCGGTTGCGCCGGCTGTGGCGGCGATTCTCTGGCGTTTTCTCTGCCAGCCAACCATCGGCTGGCTGGCCAGCTTATTTCGTAGCATCGGCTTTGATTTTAATTACCTCATCCATAGCCAACAGGCGCTGGCTGTGGTTATCCTGACTGCGAGCTGGCAACAGTTAAGCTACAACTTTTTATTCTTTTTTGCGGCCTTAAAGGCGATTCCGCCATCGCTCATCGATGCGGCCATCATGGATGGCGCTTCGACCTGGCAGCGTTTCTGGCAGGTTATTTTCCCCTTATTATCGCCAACGACTTTTTTCCTGCTGATCATGAACCTGATTTATTCTTTTTTCGACACGTTTGGCATCATTGATGTCATGACCAGCGGCGGTCCGAATAATGGCACCACCACGCTGATTTACAAAGTGTATAAGGATGGTTTCGTGGGGATGGATCCCGGCAGCTCTTCGTCGCAATCCGTCATCCTCATGCTCCTGGTGGTTGCCTTAACCCTGCTGCAATTTCGTTATCTCGAAAAGAAGGTGCATTACGAATGA
- the ugpE gene encoding sn-glycerol-3-phosphate ABC transporter permease UgpE, translating to MTLSRLVSHGFLCLFIAGLFMPLYLALVAASHDGSAMMHAPLPLLPGGALWDNIKTVLTEGIAATGGQPVWHMLLNSLVMAILIAVGKITLALFSAFTLVYFALPGKKLMFALIFSTMMLPVEVRIVPTFQVIASFSWLNTYAGLTLPLMASATATFLFRQFFKTIPGELVDAAKLDGAGPWRFFRDILLPLSLTQIAALFIILFVYGWNQYLWPLVITSDSNKATIVMGIRSLAGVADQIPQWHYIMSVALVAMLPPCLVVVLMQRWFEKGLIH from the coding sequence ATGACCCTATCGCGCCTGGTTTCCCATGGGTTCCTTTGCCTTTTCATTGCCGGCTTGTTTATGCCGCTTTACCTGGCGCTGGTGGCCGCTAGTCATGATGGCAGCGCGATGATGCATGCGCCCTTGCCCTTGTTGCCTGGCGGGGCGTTATGGGACAACATCAAAACCGTATTGACGGAGGGGATTGCGGCGACAGGAGGACAGCCGGTCTGGCACATGCTGCTTAATAGTTTAGTGATGGCAATCCTCATTGCCGTGGGCAAAATAACCCTGGCTCTGTTTTCAGCTTTTACTCTGGTTTATTTCGCCTTACCCGGAAAAAAACTGATGTTTGCCCTCATTTTCTCAACCATGATGCTGCCGGTTGAAGTCCGCATTGTGCCGACATTCCAGGTGATTGCATCATTCTCCTGGTTGAATACTTACGCGGGTTTAACGTTGCCGTTGATGGCTTCCGCAACGGCGACTTTTTTATTCCGCCAATTTTTTAAAACCATTCCGGGCGAACTGGTGGATGCGGCCAAACTGGATGGGGCGGGGCCCTGGCGTTTCTTTAGAGATATTTTACTCCCGCTCTCCCTGACACAAATTGCGGCCTTGTTTATTATTTTATTTGTCTATGGGTGGAATCAATACCTGTGGCCGCTGGTGATTACCAGCGACAGCAACAAGGCGACGATTGTCATGGGCATCCGGTCTTTGGCCGGCGTTGCTGATCAAATCCCGCAGTGGCATTATATTATGTCTGTCGCCCTGGTTGCGATGTTGCCGCCCTGTTTGGTGGTCGTGCTTATGCAACGATGGTTTGAGAAGGGGTTAATTCATTAA